A genomic stretch from Pontivivens ytuae includes:
- a CDS encoding sigma-54-dependent transcriptional regulator: MSEATMPVAIIDDEEDMRASISQWMDLSGFRPQTYADAVAALDDVDEDFPGVVITDVRMPGIDGLELLARLQKKDRTLPVIMITGHGDVAMAVEAMRAGAYDFVEKPFDPERLADLARRAAEARRLTIDNRLLRRELADGTVLLRRIMGDSAPVARLRDAILDYARAEAPVLIRGERGSGRSLVARALHAAGPQAGQPFLTLNCAAEPPAHIEERVFSKDRSGNPPLLIAAGGGMVVLENVAALPARLQTRLGQTITDGKMADGTPIRARICTIADETVNDEVADGSFSPSLFYVLSALEIAVPPLRACGQDILKLFEHYVDRFAQDYGTPRPDVSAEDAAELLAQPWPGNHRQLINMAERYVLRNRQSPHSLRALLGEEAADAPEEENPVEIEKRPLKDHVEAFERLQIEAALRRHRGAISAVMEELALPRRTLNEKMAKYGISRADFV, from the coding sequence ATGAGTGAAGCAACGATGCCGGTGGCGATCATCGACGACGAGGAGGACATGCGCGCCTCCATCAGCCAGTGGATGGACCTGTCGGGCTTCCGCCCGCAGACCTATGCCGACGCGGTGGCGGCCCTCGACGACGTGGACGAGGACTTTCCGGGTGTCGTCATCACCGACGTGCGGATGCCGGGGATCGACGGGCTGGAGCTGCTGGCGCGCCTTCAGAAGAAGGACCGCACCCTGCCCGTCATCATGATCACCGGCCATGGCGACGTGGCAATGGCGGTCGAGGCGATGCGCGCGGGCGCCTACGATTTTGTCGAGAAGCCGTTTGATCCCGAGCGGCTGGCGGACCTCGCCCGGCGCGCGGCGGAGGCGCGGCGGCTGACCATCGACAACCGGCTGCTCCGGCGCGAGCTCGCGGACGGCACGGTACTCTTGCGCCGGATCATGGGCGACAGCGCGCCGGTCGCCCGGCTGCGCGACGCGATCCTCGACTATGCCCGCGCCGAGGCGCCGGTGCTGATCCGCGGCGAGCGCGGCTCGGGCCGTTCGCTGGTCGCCCGCGCGCTCCACGCCGCGGGGCCTCAGGCGGGCCAGCCCTTCCTGACGCTCAACTGCGCGGCGGAGCCGCCGGCGCATATCGAGGAGCGGGTGTTTTCCAAGGACCGCTCCGGCAACCCACCGCTCCTGATCGCGGCCGGTGGCGGCATGGTGGTGCTGGAAAACGTCGCCGCCCTGCCCGCGCGGCTGCAGACCCGGCTCGGCCAGACGATCACTGATGGCAAGATGGCCGACGGCACGCCGATCCGCGCGCGCATCTGCACCATCGCGGATGAGACGGTGAACGACGAGGTGGCCGATGGCAGCTTCTCCCCCTCGCTCTTCTACGTGCTGTCCGCGCTGGAGATCGCGGTGCCGCCGCTCCGCGCCTGCGGGCAGGATATCCTCAAACTCTTCGAACACTACGTGGACCGTTTCGCGCAGGATTACGGCACGCCGCGCCCGGACGTGAGTGCGGAGGACGCGGCGGAACTGCTCGCACAGCCCTGGCCCGGCAACCACCGCCAGCTCATCAACATGGCCGAGCGCTACGTGCTGCGGAACCGCCAGTCGCCGCATTCCCTGCGGGCGCTGCTGGGCGAGGAGGCCGCGGATGCGCCGGAGGAGGAAAACCCGGTCGAGATCGAGAAGCGGCCGCTGAAGGACCATGTCGAGGCCTTCGAGCGCCTGCAGATCGAGGCGGCCCTGCGCCGCCACCGCGGCGCGATCTCCGCCGTGATGGAGGAGCTTGCCCTGCCCCGCCGGACGCTCAACGAGAAGATGGCGAAATACGGGATCAGCCGCGCGGATTTCGTCTGA
- a CDS encoding YbjQ family protein — MLVVTTETVPGREIGEALGLVRGSTVRAKHIGSDIVASLRNLVGGEVKEYGALLAGSREQALDRMIAEAQALGADAVVCTRMQTSTITEKASEVAFYGTAVTFR, encoded by the coding sequence ATGCTTGTCGTGACGACCGAGACCGTGCCGGGCCGCGAGATCGGTGAGGCGCTGGGCCTCGTCCGCGGCTCCACGGTGCGGGCAAAGCATATCGGCTCCGACATCGTGGCGAGCTTGCGCAATCTCGTCGGCGGCGAGGTCAAGGAATACGGCGCGCTCCTCGCCGGCTCACGGGAGCAGGCGCTCGACCGGATGATTGCCGAGGCGCAGGCGCTGGGCGCCGACGCCGTGGTCTGCACCCGGATGCAGACCTCCACCATCACCGAGAAGGCGAGCGAGGTCGCCTTCTACGGCACCGCGGTGACCTTCCGGTGA
- a CDS encoding corrinoid protein, whose product MAEEEQDIILSELDDEELVLQMHDDLYDGLKDEIVEAVEILLERGWQPYDILTKALVEGMRIVGIDFRDGILFVPEVLLAANAMKAGMGILKPLLAETGAPRLGKMVIGTVKGDIHDIGKNLVSMMMEGAGFEVVDLGINNAVESYLEAMESEKPDILGMSALLTTTMPYMKVVIDTMVEQGIRDDYVVLVGGAPLNEEFGKAIGADAYCRDAAVAVETAKEFMARKHNQLVSA is encoded by the coding sequence ATGGCCGAAGAAGAACAGGACATCATCCTCTCCGAGCTCGATGACGAAGAGCTCGTGCTGCAGATGCATGACGACCTCTATGACGGGCTCAAGGACGAGATCGTCGAGGCGGTCGAGATCCTGCTGGAGCGGGGCTGGCAGCCCTACGACATCCTGACGAAGGCCCTCGTCGAGGGGATGCGCATCGTCGGCATCGACTTCCGCGACGGCATCCTCTTCGTGCCCGAGGTGCTGCTGGCCGCTAATGCGATGAAGGCGGGCATGGGCATCCTGAAGCCGCTCCTCGCCGAGACCGGCGCGCCGCGCCTCGGCAAGATGGTGATCGGCACCGTGAAGGGCGACATCCACGACATCGGCAAGAACCTCGTCTCGATGATGATGGAGGGCGCGGGCTTCGAGGTCGTCGATCTCGGCATCAACAACGCGGTCGAAAGCTACCTGGAGGCGATGGAGAGCGAGAAGCCCGACATCCTCGGCATGTCGGCACTGCTCACCACCACGATGCCCTACATGAAGGTCGTGATCGACACGATGGTGGAGCAGGGCATCCGCGACGACTACGTGGTGCTGGTCGGTGGCGCGCCGCTGAACGAGGAGTTCGGCAAGGCCATCGGTGCGGACGCCTATTGCCGCGACGCCGCTGTGGCGGTCGAGACGGCCAAGGAGTTCATGGCGCGCAAGCACAACCAGCTCGTCTCCGCCTGA
- a CDS encoding GFA family protein: MAKGSCLCGAVSFEVAGALPTADGCHCTICRKFSGHYFVSADVPKSALTVTGEENVTWYASSEKVRRGFCRICGASLFFDPPARDWIAVALGAIDGPTGTRMSEHIFMGNKGDYYEIADGLPQHDTIPKHGA; this comes from the coding sequence ATGGCCAAGGGAAGTTGCCTCTGCGGTGCGGTGAGCTTCGAGGTGGCGGGCGCGTTGCCCACCGCCGACGGGTGCCACTGCACGATCTGTCGCAAGTTCTCCGGCCATTACTTCGTCTCCGCGGACGTGCCGAAATCGGCGCTGACCGTTACGGGCGAGGAGAACGTCACGTGGTATGCCTCGTCGGAGAAGGTGCGCCGCGGCTTCTGCCGGATTTGCGGCGCGTCGCTCTTCTTCGACCCGCCTGCACGCGACTGGATTGCGGTGGCGCTCGGCGCCATTGACGGGCCGACCGGCACGCGGATGAGCGAGCACATCTTCATGGGCAACAAGGGCGACTACTACGAGATCGCCGACGGCCTGCCGCAGCACGACACCATCCCGAAGCACGGGGCGTGA
- the bmt gene encoding betaine--homocysteine S-methyltransferase, whose translation MTALSELLAERDWLLADGATGTNLFNMGLASGDAPELWNTDEPAKIRALYDGAVNAGSDLFLTNSFGGNASRLKLHDAQHRVRELNRIAAEIAREAADASGRKIVVAGSMGPTGDILEPVGSLSHAEAVEIFEEAASGLIEGGADVLWIETISSEEEMRAAAEACANLDAPWAGTMSFDTAGRTMMGVTSTGLAGFMESLPHAPVAYGANCGVGASDLLRTMLGLSDAANGSALIAKGNAGIPKYVDGHIHYDGTPDLMADYAVLARDSGAKIIGGCCGTMPEHLSAMRKALEETPPGPRPTLDRIAQALGGFSSESDGTGAAAEAAPRRERRRRRA comes from the coding sequence ATGACTGCATTGAGCGAGCTCCTGGCGGAGCGCGACTGGCTGCTGGCGGATGGCGCCACGGGAACGAATCTCTTCAACATGGGTCTGGCGTCGGGGGATGCGCCGGAGCTCTGGAACACCGACGAGCCCGCGAAGATCCGCGCGCTCTACGATGGGGCGGTAAACGCGGGCTCGGACCTGTTCCTCACCAACTCTTTCGGCGGCAACGCCTCCCGGCTGAAGCTGCACGACGCGCAGCACCGGGTGCGGGAGCTCAACCGGATCGCGGCCGAGATCGCGCGGGAGGCCGCCGACGCCTCCGGCCGCAAGATCGTCGTCGCAGGCTCCATGGGCCCGACCGGCGATATCCTGGAGCCGGTGGGCTCCCTCAGCCACGCCGAGGCGGTGGAGATCTTCGAGGAAGCGGCCTCTGGCCTCATCGAAGGCGGTGCCGACGTCCTCTGGATCGAGACGATTTCTTCGGAAGAGGAGATGCGCGCCGCCGCCGAGGCCTGCGCCAATCTCGACGCGCCCTGGGCCGGGACGATGAGCTTCGACACGGCGGGCCGCACCATGATGGGCGTCACCTCCACCGGCCTCGCCGGGTTCATGGAGAGCCTGCCGCATGCCCCCGTCGCCTATGGCGCCAATTGCGGGGTGGGGGCCTCGGACCTGCTGCGCACCATGCTGGGGCTTTCGGACGCGGCCAACGGCTCCGCCCTGATCGCGAAGGGCAATGCTGGCATTCCGAAATATGTCGACGGCCACATCCACTATGACGGCACGCCGGACCTGATGGCCGATTACGCCGTGCTCGCCCGCGACAGCGGGGCGAAGATCATCGGCGGCTGCTGCGGCACCATGCCGGAGCACCTTTCGGCCATGCGCAAGGCGCTGGAAGAGACCCCGCCGGGCCCGCGCCCGACCCTCGACCGCATCGCACAGGCCCTCGGCGGCTTCTCGTCCGAGAGCGACGGCACCGGTGCGGCCGCCGAAGCAGCGCCCCGCCGCGAACGCCGCCGTCGCCGGGCCTGA
- a CDS encoding DUF1638 domain-containing protein has protein sequence MRRGGRSARRPAAPPPAVEPLVTQGAEFGAGRVLLIACGALAREIIAINHANGAEHFTLRCLPAILHNHPERIAPAVEAEIARGRAEGFADIFVLYADCGTGGALDRVCAAAGVERIAGPHCYAFFDGVERFAARGEMRAFYLTDFLARQFDAFVTKPLGLDRHPELAETYFGNYDSLVYLAQTEDPALDDAARAAAATLGLAYERRSTGYGDLAADLARR, from the coding sequence GTGAGACGCGGCGGCCGCAGCGCGCGCCGCCCGGCTGCTCCACCTCCCGCCGTCGAGCCGCTGGTCACGCAAGGGGCCGAGTTCGGCGCGGGCCGGGTGCTCCTCATCGCCTGCGGCGCGCTCGCCCGCGAGATCATCGCGATCAACCACGCGAACGGGGCAGAGCACTTCACCCTGCGCTGCCTGCCGGCGATCCTGCACAACCACCCCGAGCGCATCGCCCCGGCGGTGGAGGCCGAGATCGCGCGCGGCCGCGCCGAGGGCTTTGCTGACATCTTCGTGCTCTATGCCGATTGCGGGACGGGCGGCGCGCTCGACCGGGTCTGCGCGGCCGCGGGCGTCGAACGCATTGCGGGCCCCCACTGCTATGCCTTCTTCGACGGGGTCGAGCGGTTCGCGGCGCGGGGCGAGATGCGGGCCTTCTACCTCACCGACTTCCTCGCCCGCCAGTTCGATGCGTTCGTGACGAAACCGCTGGGCCTCGACCGCCACCCGGAGCTCGCCGAGACTTACTTCGGCAACTATGACAGCCTTGTCTACCTCGCCCAGACCGAGGATCCGGCCCTCGACGACGCCGCGCGTGCCGCCGCCGCAACTCTCGGCCTCGCCTATGAACGCCGTTCCACCGGCTACGGCGATCTCGCGGCGGACCTCGCCCGCCGCTGA
- a CDS encoding SufE family protein, whose amino-acid sequence MAQAEFDEIVDTFEFLDDWEDRYAHVIEMGKAMDPLHEGLRTPATKVDGCASQVWLVPRFENDRLAFDGDSDAMIVRGLIAILRTLYSGRTPDEVLSVDAASQFARLGLDKHLSAQRSNGLRAMIERVRQIAASARAA is encoded by the coding sequence ATGGCCCAGGCGGAATTCGACGAGATCGTGGATACCTTCGAGTTCCTCGACGATTGGGAGGACCGCTACGCCCATGTCATCGAGATGGGCAAGGCGATGGACCCGCTGCACGAGGGGCTGCGCACGCCCGCGACCAAGGTGGACGGCTGCGCGAGCCAGGTCTGGCTCGTCCCGCGGTTCGAGAACGATCGCCTCGCCTTCGACGGCGACAGCGACGCGATGATCGTGCGGGGGCTGATCGCCATCCTGCGCACGCTCTATTCGGGCCGGACGCCGGACGAGGTCCTGTCCGTGGACGCAGCGTCACAGTTCGCGCGCCTCGGCCTCGACAAGCATTTGTCGGCACAGCGGTCCAACGGACTGCGTGCTATGATCGAACGTGTACGTCAGATCGCGGCGTCCGCGCGCGCCGCATAG
- the alaE gene encoding L-alanine exporter AlaE, protein MRAFLADTLALVTFFTLTGILNERFVAGMSWDEIAVSRGIGAPLMVLTARPYGLWRDWAIGRLGWPTGTRLVIWDSIVLLVFQVPIYAAIIWFGGAEGAELWRGIAGAALLMLCLGRPYGLWLDFVRSRFGLPPGGLRPMSPNGPGPL, encoded by the coding sequence GTGCGGGCGTTTCTGGCCGACACGCTCGCGCTCGTCACCTTCTTCACGCTGACCGGCATCCTCAACGAACGTTTCGTCGCGGGCATGTCCTGGGACGAGATCGCGGTCTCGCGCGGCATCGGCGCGCCGCTCATGGTGCTGACGGCGCGCCCCTACGGCCTGTGGCGCGACTGGGCGATAGGGCGGCTCGGCTGGCCCACGGGAACCCGCCTCGTGATTTGGGACAGCATCGTGCTCCTGGTCTTCCAGGTCCCGATTTACGCCGCGATCATCTGGTTCGGCGGGGCCGAGGGTGCGGAGCTGTGGCGCGGCATCGCGGGGGCGGCGCTCCTCATGCTCTGCCTCGGCCGGCCCTACGGCCTGTGGCTCGACTTCGTGCGCAGCCGCTTCGGCCTGCCGCCCGGCGGCCTGCGCCCGATGTCGCCGAACGGACCAGGCCCGCTCTGA
- a CDS encoding winged helix-turn-helix transcriptional regulator, protein MLDDTCKTPDNCPVSRTLSIINGRWKGMILYHLQEEPRRFGALRRLLPDITQRMLTQSLRELEADGIVIRTIHAPMPPHVDYRLTDLGRTLIPLLDAMAEWGTAHPAEGAA, encoded by the coding sequence ATGCTCGACGATACCTGCAAGACCCCCGACAACTGCCCCGTGTCGCGCACGCTCTCGATCATCAACGGGCGCTGGAAGGGGATGATCCTCTACCACCTGCAGGAGGAGCCGCGTCGCTTCGGAGCCCTCCGCCGTCTCCTGCCCGACATCACCCAGCGAATGCTGACCCAGTCCCTGCGCGAGCTGGAGGCCGATGGCATCGTCATACGTACGATCCATGCGCCAATGCCACCCCATGTGGACTACCGCCTCACGGATCTGGGCCGCACGCTGATCCCGCTTCTGGATGCGATGGCCGAGTGGGGCACGGCCCATCCGGCGGAGGGTGCGGCATGA
- the rnd gene encoding ribonuclease D: MREITTTADLAAFCEEARAHPFVTLDTEFLRERTYYAQLCLIQMAYPGDGDESAALIDVLTGEIDLAPLYDLMRDTSVVKVFHAARQDLEIFWQKAEVLPDPLFDTQVAAMVCGYGEQVGYETLVRSICKAGLDKSSRFTDWSQRPLSKKQKAYALADVTWLRQIYQNLSRKLEETGRARWVQEELGVLLSPDTYRTEPEEAWRRLKTRSSSPRFLAIAKALAAWREREAQSRDVPRNRLLKDDALLEVASNGPLTVEDLGKSRLLLREARKGRTAEAIVEAVKSAVTAPEETWPKAPPREQGGQASPALMDLLKVLLRARSEKSGVAQKLIATTSELEAFVLGRPEGERLRNGWRHELFGQQAEALIDGRIALGAGGKSVKVVELDG, encoded by the coding sequence ATGCGTGAAATCACGACGACGGCGGACCTGGCGGCTTTCTGCGAGGAGGCGCGCGCCCATCCCTTCGTCACCCTCGATACGGAGTTCCTGCGCGAGCGGACCTACTACGCCCAGCTCTGCCTCATCCAGATGGCCTATCCTGGCGACGGCGACGAGAGCGCCGCGCTCATCGACGTGCTGACCGGCGAGATCGACCTCGCTCCGCTCTACGACCTGATGCGTGATACGTCGGTGGTGAAGGTCTTCCACGCCGCCCGGCAGGATCTGGAGATCTTCTGGCAGAAGGCCGAGGTGCTGCCCGATCCGCTCTTCGACACGCAGGTCGCCGCCATGGTCTGCGGTTATGGCGAGCAGGTGGGCTACGAGACGCTGGTGCGTTCGATCTGCAAGGCGGGGCTCGACAAGTCCTCCCGCTTCACCGACTGGTCGCAGCGTCCGCTGTCCAAGAAGCAGAAGGCCTATGCCCTCGCCGACGTGACCTGGCTGCGGCAGATCTATCAGAACCTCTCGCGCAAGCTGGAGGAGACCGGCCGTGCCCGCTGGGTGCAGGAGGAGCTGGGCGTTCTCTTGAGCCCGGACACCTACCGGACCGAGCCGGAGGAGGCGTGGCGGCGGCTCAAGACCCGCTCGTCCTCGCCACGCTTTCTCGCCATCGCCAAGGCCCTCGCCGCCTGGCGGGAGCGGGAGGCGCAGAGCCGTGACGTGCCGCGCAACCGCCTGCTGAAGGACGACGCGCTGCTGGAGGTCGCCTCCAACGGTCCGCTGACGGTCGAGGATCTGGGCAAGTCGCGCCTCCTGCTGCGCGAGGCGCGCAAGGGTCGTACTGCCGAAGCCATTGTCGAGGCGGTAAAATCCGCCGTGACCGCACCGGAAGAGACCTGGCCCAAGGCCCCGCCGCGCGAGCAGGGCGGGCAGGCGAGCCCGGCGCTGATGGACCTTCTGAAGGTGCTACTGCGCGCCCGGTCCGAGAAATCCGGCGTCGCGCAGAAGCTCATTGCGACCACGTCGGAGCTCGAAGCCTTCGTGCTCGGCCGGCCCGAGGGCGAGCGTCTGAGGAACGGCTGGCGGCACGAGCTCTTCGGCCAGCAGGCCGAGGCGCTGATCGACGGCCGCATCGCGCTCGGTGCGGGGGGCAAGTCGGTGAAGGTGGTCGAACTCGACGGCTGA
- a CDS encoding sugar phosphate isomerase/epimerase family protein: MDPIVIGAALRAADIETYREWLLEKPRDLEVQDFIDADLLSGDWSARVDEVKRLIDGHTGRLGIHGPFWGFTIHSKDPDVRAVVAKRMEQGLDVCDALGATQMVIHSPYTTWDYNNMDNNPGARDMVVENVHATLGAAVKRAEDMGVTLVVENIEDVDPADRRHLVESFDSPAIAISIDTGHAHYAHHSTGAPPVDYFVRDAGALLRHVHLQDADGYADRHWAIGEGTILWTSVFRALAELEQTPHLVLELRDKGGIPASMAYLKGLGLAE, encoded by the coding sequence ATGGATCCGATCGTGATCGGCGCGGCTCTGCGCGCGGCGGATATCGAGACCTATCGGGAGTGGCTGCTGGAAAAGCCGCGCGATCTGGAGGTTCAGGACTTTATCGACGCGGACCTTCTGAGCGGCGACTGGTCGGCGCGCGTGGACGAGGTGAAGCGGCTGATCGACGGTCATACCGGGCGGCTCGGCATCCACGGGCCGTTCTGGGGCTTCACGATCCACTCCAAGGACCCGGACGTGCGCGCGGTGGTGGCGAAGCGGATGGAGCAGGGGCTGGACGTCTGCGATGCCCTCGGGGCGACGCAGATGGTGATCCACTCGCCCTACACGACCTGGGATTACAACAACATGGACAACAATCCGGGCGCGCGCGACATGGTGGTGGAGAATGTCCACGCCACGCTGGGCGCGGCGGTGAAGCGGGCCGAGGATATGGGCGTCACGCTCGTCGTCGAGAATATCGAGGATGTGGACCCGGCCGACCGGCGTCATCTGGTGGAGAGCTTCGACAGCCCCGCCATTGCGATCTCCATCGACACGGGCCATGCGCATTACGCCCACCATTCGACGGGCGCGCCGCCGGTGGACTATTTCGTCCGCGACGCGGGTGCGCTGCTCCGCCATGTCCACCTGCAGGATGCCGACGGTTACGCGGACCGCCACTGGGCGATCGGCGAGGGGACGATCCTGTGGACCTCGGTCTTCCGGGCGCTGGCGGAGCTGGAGCAGACGCCGCACCTGGTGCTGGAGCTGCGCGACAAGGGCGGCATTCCGGCCTCGATGGCGTATCTGAAGGGCCTCGGCTTGGCCGAATAG
- a CDS encoding SDR family oxidoreductase, which yields MTGTILIPSITGAQQAAIAEGFRTAGWRVRGTSRRTGADHVADLESGAGLAEAMAGCEAVAMTLVQDHRDGAMPRIVERVAGAAREAGVRRLVLNTAGSIDEGSDDALFRDMRAARDAALGAGIEAVVVVPTVFLENLAQDWSRQAIAAGTLVYPAPAEAPVSWISHCDLAAFTVWAMEHAKAGAQVRVGGPEPLTGVQLADRIGGALGRDLQYVQLPLDDFAAAMSAALGAEAGPRLRQHYAAADRDPEFLRVDPARLPLAADTLESAEAFARRVLAE from the coding sequence ATGACCGGAACAATCCTGATCCCCTCGATCACCGGCGCGCAGCAGGCGGCGATTGCGGAGGGCTTTCGCACGGCGGGTTGGCGCGTGCGGGGGACGTCGCGGCGCACCGGGGCCGATCACGTGGCCGATCTGGAGAGCGGCGCGGGGCTGGCCGAGGCGATGGCAGGCTGCGAGGCGGTCGCGATGACGCTGGTGCAGGACCACCGCGACGGGGCGATGCCTCGGATCGTGGAGCGGGTCGCCGGGGCCGCGCGGGAGGCGGGTGTGCGGCGGTTGGTGCTCAACACCGCGGGCAGCATCGACGAGGGGTCGGACGACGCGCTCTTCCGCGACATGCGTGCGGCGCGCGATGCGGCGCTCGGCGCGGGGATTGAGGCGGTGGTGGTCGTGCCGACGGTGTTTCTGGAGAACCTCGCGCAGGACTGGTCGCGGCAGGCGATCGCGGCCGGAACGCTGGTCTATCCAGCCCCGGCGGAGGCGCCGGTGTCCTGGATCTCCCACTGCGATCTGGCGGCGTTCACGGTCTGGGCGATGGAGCATGCCAAGGCCGGGGCGCAGGTCCGGGTCGGCGGGCCGGAGCCGCTGACCGGGGTGCAGCTCGCGGATCGGATCGGCGGGGCGCTGGGGCGGGACTTGCAGTACGTGCAGCTCCCGCTCGACGATTTTGCGGCGGCGATGAGTGCGGCGCTGGGGGCGGAGGCCGGGCCGCGCTTGCGGCAGCACTACGCGGCGGCCGATCGGGATCCGGAGTTCCTGCGGGTGGATCCCGCGCGGCTGCCGCTGGCGGCGGATACGTTGGAAAGCGCCGAGGCGTTCGCGCGGCGGGTGCTTGCGGAGTAA
- a CDS encoding aminoglycoside phosphotransferase family protein has translation MGEALSGSESLVLPVARGSAPLVLKLQDRGPEAAHEADALRRWDGSGAVQLEAYDAERRALLIERCHPGTPLADAERTDPMDVILELLPRLTVDAGPGFTPLQAEARRWSATLPETWATAGKPCERALVDAAVDLLPELSAEDGSTLVNQDLHGHNILAAEREPWLAIDPKPLRGAPDFAPVPVIRSFEFGHSEKAVRYRLDRLSAELGLDRARVRGWTIGHTTAWGFGGAHDATHHQTVRWLIGI, from the coding sequence ATGGGCGAGGCCCTGTCCGGCAGCGAGTCGCTGGTGCTGCCGGTGGCGCGGGGTAGCGCTCCGCTGGTTCTGAAGCTTCAAGATCGAGGCCCCGAGGCGGCGCACGAGGCCGACGCGCTGCGGCGATGGGACGGCTCCGGGGCGGTTCAGCTCGAGGCGTATGACGCCGAGCGCCGGGCGCTGCTGATCGAGCGGTGCCACCCCGGCACGCCGCTCGCCGATGCCGAGCGCACCGATCCGATGGACGTGATCCTGGAGCTGCTGCCCCGCCTCACGGTGGACGCGGGGCCGGGCTTCACACCGCTTCAGGCCGAGGCGCGGCGGTGGTCCGCGACGCTGCCGGAGACCTGGGCGACGGCCGGGAAACCTTGCGAGCGCGCGCTCGTCGATGCTGCCGTGGACCTGCTGCCCGAGCTCTCGGCGGAGGATGGGAGCACGCTCGTCAATCAGGACCTGCACGGGCACAACATCCTGGCGGCCGAACGGGAGCCGTGGCTCGCGATCGACCCCAAGCCGCTGCGCGGCGCGCCGGACTTCGCGCCTGTCCCGGTCATCCGCAGCTTCGAGTTCGGGCATTCGGAGAAGGCCGTGCGGTACCGCCTCGACCGGCTCTCGGCCGAGCTGGGGCTCGACCGGGCGCGGGTTCGAGGTTGGACCATCGGGCACACCACGGCATGGGGGTTCGGTGGCGCCCATGACGCCACCCACCACCAGACCGTGCGCTGGCTGATCGGGATATGA